The Euleptes europaea isolate rEulEur1 chromosome 7, rEulEur1.hap1, whole genome shotgun sequence genomic sequence gctggggtgcacggagggaagtgctcggctgtgctccagcggcagcgcaaggcaggcatgcggctggctggccggggctggggtggccactctcttctcccggcacagggtgttttggctgccgcctagcacacccaacatgccccctttcctccccggcctccgcttcagcttctgtctttatgggcttccctcccctccaaagcctcctttagccccgccctccacgggccgtcggctcagtcctccccttgcctttagcctcgcccttctcgagggcccttactctcgcccccgtccctctcttcttccccgccccaggaggaccgggggtggccgcggggttggggcgcagtcccgagggccggccccaggccgcagactcgggacaatcccaaactctatattttaactgtaaaaatggggggtcgtcttatacgcccagtcgtcttgtacgccggaaaatacggtattttgTATTGTATATTAGTTACTTGACTATTGTTGTGTGTGTGGTTAgatggaagccaccctgagccctgctgtggcagggaaagggtgggatataaatttaataaaataaataaaagtcaggGGGCAGGATCCTTTCTAGGGGTGTTTTGGCCTTCGAGGGAAAAATCATTGGTGCCAGGCCTGACAAAAACCACtctgtgacttgataccaccaggCTTGCCTGACTTACCTAGGCCTGGCTCCTGGCTTCAGCAGTGACTCTaaaaaagtcagtgtggtgtagcagttacagcttcagagtagggtttgggacacccaggtttgaatccccaacttcctgtggaagctcactgggtgatttggggctagtcgcatactttcagcctaacctacttcacagggctgttgtgaggagaaaaaaggaggagaggagaataatgtcagctgctttgaaccccactgtgaagaaaagtggggtttaaatcaagtaaataaataatactgctgaagatgggaggcagataaaaggtaggctggtgaatggctgagaaggcaagaatgaggcagggaaaggagagaggatatggggattgccaggaggagggaaagaggaagtagtgtggggaaagtgaggtgcccccccacaagtccttgagggttcccaaccACGCAAGTCGGCCTGTCCCAGTAGGTGGCACCACACATCTGTGCCATAATTTGCCTAAGTAGAGGCAGCGGGGCGGGGAAGGGGACCTGAAGACCAAGGGGCAGAttaatgtaggttggctgttggtgcgaaggggagaaggaagcaggaaaaggggagagtctgtgggggctttcaggaaaagggaaagaggaaatagtggggggggggaaatgagatgcctcctgggAGTCCTTGTGAGTTCCCACTTGTAAACTGTCTAATATCAAGAAGTGACAGCAACCATTGCAGGGGGCGGGGGAGCTGCTGAATCACAGGTGGTGTATTTATGGATTATTGATTGGTATGACAGATCTTGGCTTAAAATGGCCAGGTGGCTTGCCTGACAGAGGGCAGTAAGGAAGGAGAGGCCGCCTCTGCAGCAGGTATAATGGAAAATAGGACCCAGTTTGTAGCTGTAGAAATTAAAATTCTGCATTCAAGTCTAGTTTTCATTTTAagactggaggggtgggggaagagcagGAAATGGATCAAAGCAGAAACAGGACTAGAATAAAGAGACCGGGAGATTAGTAGCATCCTCTGCCTGTCCTGATTTTGAACACTAACCAGTGCACCAAACCACTGAtattacacacagagagagaacaaaTTAACGAAAGAATGTTTTAAGGTTAGGGCTACCTGATGTAGGGATGAAGAACAAAACcttttatttggttcttgtaggttatccgggctgtgtaaccgttgtcttggtattttctttcctgccagcagctgtggcaggcatcttcagaggagtaacactgaaggacagtgtctctcagtgtcaagtgtgtaggaagagtaatacatagaaaggggttgggttgagctgaatcattgtcctgcaaaaagtatcaaaggtaatgtgctaatcattgtcctgtaagtatcaagataatgtgctaatgagggtgtggtatgttaatatggaaccattgtatcctgaagtgatctgttaatgtgtgaaatccaaagctaatctgcatggctattgttgtctttgttagtctttgttagtctttgttagtctggaggttttcaggacaggaacccaagccttattcattcttaaactttcttcttttctgttaaagttgtgttttATCATTTTCATGACAGCTCCAAACATTGCTTACCTGGAAAACTAATATTAGAAAACAGATGTATATTTAGTAGTCTTTTGATGCTAagcagcagctgggggggggggcagggaggaaacAGGCAGCCAGCTCAGATTGATCTGCCAGCTCCTCAGATCACCAACTGCTTTGTGGGTCATCATTTAGAATTATTCTGTTTTCTGCCCTGAAAAGAAAAGTCCCAGTGTCATGGAAATCTGAATATAAGGTGCACGTGGTACATTAATAGAAGAAATCTTCTTGTTCGCTAAagctgttaaaaatattttttgttgttttaatggtATCTTTATTGGAGACTGGAAGTTAATTTCAGTATCATTGGGAGCAGCAGTTGTATATAATAGTTCTGTAGCATAGGTCACAAATATTTCAGTAGAAGGTAAAAAAATAGTTTTTACTCCAACATATATTTGCCTCCAAAGTCCATTAAATCTCCTTACTGATCTTGCACTTGGAAGCTGCTGTGTCTTCTTACTTGCAGACAGTATTACACAAATCAAAATGTATCCGTTGTGACCTTTTAAAACCCTAAGTGGTTTGGTTTGGGTGGAGGGTAATCACTTAGTGACAACTTGATTTTTTATATGTATGTACACTCaacctccattaaaaaaatattgtatttaaTTATTGTATTGTTGGTTGATCTTGGGTCCATATAATAGTTATGTTAGGCATAAATAACTAATTTTTCATTATGTATATATTCTCCAGGCTGAGAACACAGTATgagttcatttttctttttgatCAAATTACTTGTCTTAAAATGTTTTCTTCCTGTCTTTGACATGTAGGTGATCTAATCCATGGGGAAAGTGGGGAAGATGTGGAACAGCTTCAAATATAGATGCCAGAATCTCTTTAATCCTGAAAGTGGAAACCGAAATGAACATGTAGATGTGAACTCCAATAGTTCATCAGTTAAAGATAAAAGTGTATTTGCACCTGATACCACTGAGCAGCAACCAAGCAGCCCTTTAAGAGATGTTTCTTTACAACTGAGTCCAAATCCTTCGAGAAATTCTTCAAGAAAAAATCAAAACTGTGCCACTGAAATTCCACAGATCGTAGAAATAAGCATCGAGAAAGAAAATGATTTGGGTGTTGCCACCGGAACTAGACTTGCACGGAGGGATTCATACTCGCGGCATGCGCCctggggtgggaagaagaagcatTCCTGCTCTACAAAAACACAGAGCTCTTTGGAGAATGATAAAAGGTTTGGCCGTTCACGCTTGCAAAGGCGGGAGAGGAGATACGGTGTGAGCTCAGTTCATGACACAGACAGTGTCTCAAGCAGGACCATCGGGAGCCGTTCTTTACGGCAGAGACTGCAGGATACTGTTGGCTTATGTTTCCCCGTTAGAACTTACAGCAAACAATCCAAACCTCTCTTTTCTAATAAAAGAAAGATCCATCTTTCTGAACTAATGCTAGAAAAATGCCCcttccctgctggatcagacctagccCAAAAATGGCATCTAATTAAGCAGCACACAGCCCCAGTGAGCCCACATTCAGCTCTTTTTGATGCATTTGATCCTTCTGTGGCTTCtacagaagatgaagaagatagGCTTAGAGAGAGACGAAGGCTCAGTATTGAGGAAGGGGTTGATCCTCCTCCTAATGCTCAGATACATACTTTTGAAGCTATGGCACAGGTTAACCCCTTATATAAACTAGGGCCAAAGCTGGCCCCTGGCATGTCTGAGCTAACTGGAGACAGTAATTCAACACCACAGGGAAGTTGTGCTCTGGAGGAAGATACCACAACCCTCTGCTTGCAATCGCGCAGACAAAAACAACGACAGACATCTGGAGACAGCCATAGCCACATCAGCAGACAAGGAGCTTGGAAAGTACATACTCAGATTGATTACATACACTGCCTTGTGCCGGATTTGCTGCAAATTACCGGTAATCCATGTTACTGGGGTGTAATGGACCGCTATGAAGCCGAAGCACTTCTGGAAGGAAAACCTGAAGGCACTTTTTTGCTCAGGGACTCTGCTCAAGAAGACTACCTCTTCTCTGTGAGCTTCCGCCGTTACAACCGGTCTCTACATGCACGCATTGAACAATGGAACCATAActtcagttttgatgctcacgaCCCTTGTGTATTTCACTCCTCCACTGTTACTGGGCTCCTAGAACACTACAAAGATCCCAGCTCGTGCATGTTTTTTGAACCATTGCTTACAGTTTCTCTTAACAGGTCTTTCCCTTTTAGTTTGCAGTATATCTGCCGGTCAGTGATCTGCAGGTACACTACGTATGATGGGATTGATTGTCTCCCTTTGCCAGCAATGTTGCAGGACTTCTTAAAGGAATATCACTATAAGCAAAAAGTTCGAGTGCGATGGTTGGAGCGGGAACCAATTAAGATAAAATGAATGGACTTCAGATTCCTTTGTAAGCTCACTAGAatggttcttttttcttttttgaagggGGGTGCATTACAGTATAACCGCAGTAAGCACATCAGTGTTTAGTGCTTTTCGGGGGCAATATTGTACTTTTAAGCATAGAGGTTTTTAAGATTGTCAGATGCTGCCAGTTATTAATCAAGCCTAGTTGTGAATACCTCTTGAAACGATATGCAGAACACAAAATAGTATGTTTTCAAATGTAAGCTTTTTAGATTATGATTCGCCAATTCCTAGAAGTATTGTTTTTATCACAGTTGCTGTAGTTATGACGTGAGGCAGCTATTGGGCATTGATATGTTCCATTCAATTTCAGGACACAGGACACTGTTGGAGGACTAGGATGCCAGCAATTATGTTCCATTCTAGCTGCTTTTTCAGCAGAATTTATCTTTTCAAAATTCAGTTCTTTCTCCTATGCCAATTTTCAGATTAAAGCAGTTTTAGGATGAAAAAGCATGAGCAGCAAGGCAAACCGccttgaataaaaaaaaaaaaatccaacatgTGCTAACAAGCACTTGCAGATTAGATACATGTAgctctttttaaaaccaaagttTTGCTATCACCtgaataatatattttaatatcaACTGCACATAGTGCAACCATCTAATCAATGAAATAAGGAAAAAACGTGCCTATGAATAAAATGGTTCTGCAAGTAAAAAGCACCTTTGAATAACTTGAGATGGAAAAGAGGAAATGGCTTTGCTAAACTGGTGTCTGACTCCTGCAATTTGTATATGCACTTGCactaaaaataactttttaaaaaatctgcttaaTTAATCATGGCCATCTTATTAGTCTTCATGATGGTTTTAATCAGTTAATTTAACCAGTTAATTGTCGGAATGATGCAGCCCTGGGTTTAGGTAACATTCTTGGTAAATTTAGTTCAGGTAAATTTTCTTAGTAACTGCTTACTAATCTAGCTCCTGCTGTTGGGTGTAGCTGTTAAACTGAATTTTGTTTAAGGTGATCAGATTGGAACTTCATATTAGCTGATTTTGAATGGTTCAAACAGTATTTTAATTCTCTCCTAAAAACTATTAATAGCCTGTCTTGGCCAGCTCCATTAGTTATGACTTCAAGCTGTTCCAGACAGTTAACGTTCTGTCCTacttctcttcttccccctcctccaccctttGCAGTACATCCGAACTAAAGTTTCATGCTTCATAGGTACTGTTGTGTTTGTAAACCGTGTAGCACTTTCTTTGTAATATGTAGGTTGTGTGCTCTTTGAGAAAAGTGCTTTGAGATTTGCTctattttgcttccttttttgCTCTTGGACAAAAAGCAACCTGTTTTGTCCTAGCTGTTTGCACTAAAACTTACATTGGAGTAGGGAGTCCCTTGTTTTTTGCTTATGTATCGTGTATCAATGAGTAGGACTCCCTAGTTACTTAACCATTTGCTACagtatgttcttatgtctccatGGCAGTGACTGTGAGGTAGGGAATTTCTGCAGCTACATATATGAGATGATTTACTTGTATGCCCACACTAACCAGTTTATCAATGTGTGTGTCTCCCCCACCCTGCTTGCTGTGCCTTGTTACAGCTTTTTTGTGCTAATAAAGTACAGAATTTTCAGTGTTATACTTGTATATTTGCTCTTTTATATTTGTTAACTCCTACAAGTTAAGCTTTATCTTTCATTTAGTGTAGTTTGTTTTAAATACTGTGCAGTTGGATAGTTGCCTGTCAGGTCACCAAATCTTAAAATAAATGCAGCTTTTCAGGACCCTAAATGCAGGCATTTCTAAGCTGTCAGGGTCATTTCATACAAATTCAAGTTTGTCATAGAGTGTACACTCAA encodes the following:
- the SOCS5 gene encoding suppressor of cytokine signaling 5, with amino-acid sequence MGKVGKMWNSFKYRCQNLFNPESGNRNEHVDVNSNSSSVKDKSVFAPDTTEQQPSSPLRDVSLQLSPNPSRNSSRKNQNCATEIPQIVEISIEKENDLGVATGTRLARRDSYSRHAPWGGKKKHSCSTKTQSSLENDKRFGRSRLQRRERRYGVSSVHDTDSVSSRTIGSRSLRQRLQDTVGLCFPVRTYSKQSKPLFSNKRKIHLSELMLEKCPFPAGSDLAQKWHLIKQHTAPVSPHSALFDAFDPSVASTEDEEDRLRERRRLSIEEGVDPPPNAQIHTFEAMAQVNPLYKLGPKLAPGMSELTGDSNSTPQGSCALEEDTTTLCLQSRRQKQRQTSGDSHSHISRQGAWKVHTQIDYIHCLVPDLLQITGNPCYWGVMDRYEAEALLEGKPEGTFLLRDSAQEDYLFSVSFRRYNRSLHARIEQWNHNFSFDAHDPCVFHSSTVTGLLEHYKDPSSCMFFEPLLTVSLNRSFPFSLQYICRSVICRYTTYDGIDCLPLPAMLQDFLKEYHYKQKVRVRWLEREPIKIK